The window CAAACTTCAACACAGCATCATCGAAATTTAGACGCTACACTTTTGACTTGCTCTTCTGTACATTTGCAATCCTTTTATGTATAAGGTGGCTGCAATGATCACTGAATATGAATAATGCGCGAATGAGTCTGAAGTTGCGGCAACTCATTTTCTTCATCTGATTCAGCAAGGGGAAAATGAGGGTCCTATTgcgtacaaaaaaataagacaattaGTTTATATCTTTAACAATCACTGATGAAAGACAAACTACACAGCTCACTGGAATGCTATGTTTTGCAAGTTCTGGAATCAAATTCATAATTCATATGGCTCTAAGCTTAGCTATATGTGTGTGATGGCTCGAGGCACTTTGCAACTTTCTGGATAGCATCATTTAGATGGGATCAGTGACTAGATGCAAGCAGCATAAACAGATTCAAGAAAACCGGCCGAGACTAATGAAAAAGCACTTCTTGAAACTCATTGCTAAAGTAACTTCTAGAATTCGATGCTTCTGCCACCTAAACCACTGTCCAGTCAGAGTCAACAAAATGCATTAATCTTCACTAACCTGCTGCCGACCCCGATGTTGAATAGCAGTAAATGCTCTGACCATGACATAAACAGGCAGAAGAATCCCAACTGTTCTCAATATCAGTAACTGCATATAAAACAcaggttgagtttttttttttcctgcaccATTTGGCAAACcaagttgtaattttttataagaagagCAAGCAACGGAGCCCAGCCTTACCATAAACAATGTCATTGAGTAATCTCCAGCTCCACTAATTAGGATGGCAAGAGTATGACGTAAAACCAACAGAACCATAAACtgcaaattaaatgaaaattaacgCGCTCCACTAATTATGATGGCAAGAGTATGACGTAAAACCAACAGAACCATAAACtgcaaattaaatgaaaattaatgtcCTCATAGGATCTTGTAGACCAAACAAACATGAGGTCACAAACACATGCAACAATGATAATGAGTAGGAAAGGTGCTTGGTCTGAATACATGGCCATGGGGCAAACTTGTAGCTAGGAAAATAAGATATCATTATTTTTGGTAATGCACAaccagatattttaatatacgaGTCCATGATTGATAAGTTAATGAATCTTTCTCTAACTGGACAAAAATAATgatatcttattattatttttggtaatGCACAaccagatattttaatatacgaGTCCATGATTGATAAGTTAATGAATCTTTCTCTAACTGGACAAGAATTCAGCAACAGGACATAATACTCAGTTATATTGAATGGCATGTGTTGGCTCAGAGAACAAGAGTTTGGCCCTAGAGTTTGAGAAATTATTAGGTATACTAGGTTTACCACATCATCCATGGACTTGGCCAGTAAACACAAGTCATGTTTTACAGTCAGATGATTTTGTCTTTGTAGCTTTTATAGATTTACTTTGTGACTTTGTCTATGGATGAAGTGGTAGATTAAGTCTACCTAATAATTTCCCTGAGCTTAGTCAGATATATGAAAGGACTCTCTATATAAAAGCTAAGAGAAGGGCTCGGTGACATCCACGGCCTGGAGCTCTCACACACATAAAAGAGCAAAATAACTGCTGATAAAACCATTTGCTATAATCGTCACACATATTTAGGGgggtcaaattaataaaaaatgttttattgacAGTAATTGAACCAGAGGATTTGGAAGTAAATTATGAATGTGTTAGATCAAGTTCTACACATGAAGCAACAAATGCATACGTGTATGAGCAAACACGGTCCTAGGGGAGGGGGGAGAAAGAGAGTCATACTATAATAGCAATTATTCGGCAGCACATCACACTCCTAGGAGAGGGTGCTGAATACTCATCAAAGTCAGAGTCCAAAAATTCATGGTCAGTAGTAACCATAGCTATAGATGGAGGATTGTGCAGGTCCCTTCTGGGTATCTCCCAATTTCCTCTGAACAAGAAAATTCCAAACAGATTAGGACCATTATTGTTAAAGACCAAAGCCCCAATAAGAAATGAGGAAACCAAGATTGGAGAACACATATAGCAAAGTACAAATATACCTGAAGTTCATTGGAATAGCACCATAACAAAACAAAGGGGGCGGTGCTGTATAACCAGGCTCAAATTGCTGCAATTttgcaaatattgaaaaaaattattagaaagctTATGTTTTTCACCTTCAAAGTTATTGGAACACAGCATGAAATGCAGAGgtcatgaaaataatatattagttCACCTGATGGCAGATCTCACAGATAGTGTTACCCTTCTCATTGCACCACCTCTGAACACATTTTCGATGAGCATActgcaacaaaagaaaataaagagaaactTGTAACCTCGTTTGAAGCATCTGAAACTAGCAACGGAACTTAAAAGAGGGCAGAATAAGGAATTCAGCCAGTATCATTTTCCTCCAACATGTATAAGGAATTCGGCTAGTGGCATTTTCCTCCAACATGTACTTGAAATTAATGTGATAAATGATACAAGTAACAGTATCACCGAAGTTTGCTCCATGCAAGTATACTCCATTCTCAGGGGCTTGCACCCTCTAATGGCATGGCATCTTACTAATATATAGCTTTCTCATGCTAAATTTGTGTTGTGAGACATCTTAAATTGCAACAATACAATGCACTTTACTTGAGCTTTAGCTATTCAACAATCAATTGAGATTGCTCATCTAAATTCAACGACATGTAGCTTACCCACGCTAGATTTTTGTTGCAGGATATCTTAGTTTACAATGTGCTTCAGCTTTAGTTATTGAACAATCAATTGAATATAAGacttaaattgaaagaattagaaGCATTATGATAAATCAAGTACTTGAATTTTTGGCAACAAGTAGAGATCAAAATCCCCAAGGTAAATGTAggaattaaaatttacaaagaaTCACAAGGTGCATGAATTTGAGGGAGATAATTTCTGCTTTATTTGTTAACCAAAAATGTCCAAATTATTTGCCTAGtaaacattaaaatttcaagGGAGGTAAGGTATTTCCTTGATTTATCAGAATTGTATACAAAAGGTCTATGAGAAATAAGACAATCATATTGTTTGTTAACAGCATATACCGAGATTTTCAAATAAATGGTTCCACAAAGTTAGCTAAAACTGACCTTCAAACTGCCACGGCAAGAACACGGCATCTCCATGTTCATGTCATCCTCCTCCTCATGGCAAATCCTACACTCTACTGATTTTCCTGCTAATGAAGTCAATTCTAAATCCATCCAATGTGGTGaaaattcttttgtattttctttactTGCTGAAGGCATGGTTTGCCGCAATCGGTTTTGACTCTCAATAGCAGCTTCAAGGGTGGATTCAGTTAGCAACCGATCCACCAGGAACACAAAATGATCCCCCATCCTTCAAATTGCAAAAAACGAAAGGActtaaaaaagttcaaaaaaaaaagaaaaaagaaaatacattaaatcaaGCCACCCCTGTGTGGAATTCCCTTTCCCTCACCAAAAGTGTAGAACTTAAACACTAACAAAGCCCAGGCAGTTCAAATTTGCAACATGCTTGACAATACATTTAACTAAACAAAGTGACCAAAGGTAAAACCTAAAACATTTTTGCTAGCTCCTCAACTTTTAAAACATACAGAAACCTGCATTCACGATACTATTACTCtgcatttcccttgttttaTGAGCATGaaaccaaagaagaaaaaagaaaagatgtgaTATATTTTAAAGAGGTAAACGGATTGAAAAGAGGCACCTTTATTTACAAATTGGAAAGACATGATAGATTTGCCTCCAATGAAGAAATCCCAGCAACCAAAACCACAAAAAGATCAACAAAAACAGAAGGATACAAAAATACAATAATGCAGATTAAAACTGAAAACAACATAGAACCAGGTTAAAGAAGAGAGAACCCAGAAACCAAAACTGACTAAAATGATTAAGAATAGCAGGCATGACTCAAatgataagagagagagagagagagaaaagcttCTTTGAGAGGTTAAAAAAGCTATCACCTTCGACAATGAATACAACTTTTGAAAGGCACAAAAAATGATTGACAGCATGTGAAGCTTACAAATGTAAcattaaagaaagagaaagaagctTACAGAAATGGAAATGGGATTTTCTTCAATCACCCTCTAATGGTTATGGCATGACATCTTACATTCTTTTTCTatccctttccttttgtttgtgTTTCTGGCAATGAAGCAAGAGATTAGGTGCTATAGAAGTTACTATTAATAACTAGATATGTGCTGCGTTTTCTtgctggatatatatatatatacaaaaataaaaaaaattcaaatataaactTATTGAACTAATAATTCAAGTAGaagtttaaataataaataaactaacaaaaaaaatatataagaaaacattatattaatctatctagaatttaattatcaaacaatcgttaatctaataaaagaaaactcataaaaataataataaaaaaacatcaacttaaaaaaaaatctaagaaaaactaAGCTAACCTTCTAAACTTGATCTGATCTTAAAAGCTTACAATTCGTTGAATCATGGACTTGAGTTCAATCATGAAGCTTAATTATtagcaaatcaattttaaaggataaaataattgaaaaaatattaataaaacaaacttgcaaaagaagaaaaaaaaatgaagataaaatttgagagaaaaataactaaggaggatgaaatttgaaaaaaaaattaaaataatatcaaataaaataaatagcaattaaaagaataaatattaaatttaaaagattaaaaaaccatAGGGGATAAATTGagaaacatttataatttaatagattattgataaattaaaacataataggggtgaaattgaaaaacattatagaGAGCTAacccaataaaatcaaatctaaaaaataaaaaaaacaaaacaaaaggatattaaaaataaaaaaatagagaaaaacaaaaccaagcaAATTTAGGTTAACCTCTTAAACTTGgtctaatctctaaaacttgCAACTTGTGAAATTTTGGACATGAGTTTAATCAAGAAGCTTAATTtccaacaaatttaattttgaatgataaaattatataaaaattattaattataaaaacttgcaaaagaaaaaaatagcaaaaaaaaatgacgatAAAATTTGACAGAAAAACACCTGAGggggtgaaatttaaaaaaatattaaaaatgatccaaaacaaaataaattgcaattaaaagaatgagaacctaatttgaaagattaaaaattcttaagggtaaaattaaaaaatatttgtaatttgatggattatttatatattaaaaaatgataaggggtgaaatagaaataaattgttGAGAGCTAAACAAATAgaatcaaaacacaaaacataacaaaacaaacccccctccaagaaaaaaaatatgaaaacatcagtttaaaaaaggaaaaaaaatccaagcaaaCACAACAAAACTTTTAAACCTTTTCTAATCTCTAAAAGTCACAACCTGTAAAATCTTTGACccagatttaattaaaatgccTAGttatcaaccaatttaattaaaaaaaaacaaaggagaatgcaattttaaaaatgatgcaaaataaaacacacaacaattaaaaaaatggataccaaattttatagataaaaaaaatcatagacagttaaattaaaaaacttgtgtaaaaatcaaataaactcAGACAAATATCctaaatcaagttaaattttaaaaactcacAACCTATAAAACCATCAATCCAGGTTCAATTAGAAAGTTTACTATGagccaatttaaaaacattaattttaaaaacttttcaaagcaaacaaatttagaatcaaaataatagggattaaatttgataaaaaaaaaaatggagggttgaatcataaaataaaatataataatttatgatttaaaataaaaacttgtcaaGGCTAAAAAATTGACGATCAAAAGAAATGgactaaatataaagaaaaaaggggtgaaattgtaaaataaaatcaattgaaaaaatgattccaagcaaaaaaatataaatcaaatgaatcagggttcaaattaaataaattattccggataaaaaatcataataaaaaggtaagggatcaaatttgaaaaacaaacaaattaaatgattgttcttgtatttttaaaggGCCGATGTGAAAATCTAGGTGGGAGGAGAGAAGAAGAGGGGGAAGAAAAATAGTCGTCAACGTCAAACTTTCATAAATCTTGGCACACATGCTACCTTATCTGGTTTGGAGCACCAAGACCCTTCAAATATTGCCCtaaaaaatagtgttttataGTTAGACGACCCCCCAAACAACATGAAGGTTGTCCACACCCCATGCgccattaggtttttttatatatttaataaacataatcTACAACAATGCCTTTGAGCATCcatgaaaattataataataacaatgtaaaatgacaaaaatagcCCTTGTGTGAGAGTtcaattggttttgtttttaatggcaATAAAGTAATTACattattctaaaaattaaaaatagaaaaatttcaTTGAGTGGTagatattagattattttattccAATGTTACATTAGTAATCTTactacacaaaataaaataaaataaaattaccaatcTAACctcatacaattaaaaaaaaacaattgtgttaTAGTGAAAAGATAATCTTACTTTCAAAGCTTAGCACATTGTCAAGGGGAGTTAAttggtttgttaatattatcaaAACCTATATTATATACTCTCTCTACATAAGAATAAACCACGGTTATAAACCTGGCCTGGCCTAGTATGAATTGGCTTGAGTCtgattttacaaaaattaacaaagagtTGATTTGATATAACTCGgttaaaaacttgagttaatccGTGATCTGGTTGATCTAATCAAaatctaatgattttttttatataaaaaaaacaaggtcattttatttttttttaatttttaaaattaaattgagttaaCCTATTTATCCATAACCCAAACTTTAAGCTAGGTAGAGCCTATAAAAGGTTTAAGAACTACCTTATGCAAGATTGTCAATTTTGTTTCATTCTGGTCGAAATAGCCAGTATATCTAATAccatttcaagaaacaaaacaaaataaaacaaattttatctagcctaaaatctcaaacatt of the Populus nigra chromosome 7, ddPopNigr1.1, whole genome shotgun sequence genome contains:
- the LOC133698590 gene encoding uncharacterized protein LOC133698590, whose product is MGDHFVFLVDRLLTESTLEAAIESQNRLRQTMPSASKENTKEFSPHWMDLELTSLAGKSVECRICHEEEDDMNMEMPCSCRGSLKYAHRKCVQRWCNEKGNTICEICHQQFEPGYTAPPPLFCYGAIPMNFRGNWEIPRRDLHNPPSIAMVTTDHEFLDSDFDEYSAPSPRSVMCCRIIAIIFMVLLVLRHTLAILISGAGDYSMTLFMLLILRTVGILLPVYVMVRAFTAIQHRGRQQDPHFPLAESDEENELPQLQTHSRIIHIQ